One genomic segment of Pedobacter endophyticus includes these proteins:
- a CDS encoding STM4504/CBY_0614 family protein translates to MAVFKLYSKRQKELRGEVSEVFTYDNLPSALRVQVSLIIDDAFGVDIGRYGNDNKPEKGFAMIHEIICREYGVFELGINDTGYARSGRAQLKNQLLYSPETDKVLDVIEFCFKYITNIIGKGLYRYKETTDIKLTPDDAVDELNIRFKEHGVGYQFESGEIIRVDSTYVHSEITKPVLTLLWNERFKGANEEYLKAHEHYRHGRNKECLTDCLKAFESTMKIICEEKGWAYSQTDTASKLINVCFANNLIPSFTQNQFSSLQNLLTTGIPTIRNKVGGHGQGQVPLKVNDGLTRYGLNLTGTNIIFLIEQSEL, encoded by the coding sequence ATGGCCGTATTTAAACTATATTCAAAACGACAGAAAGAACTGAGGGGCGAGGTATCTGAGGTATTCACTTATGATAATTTACCAAGTGCATTAAGAGTTCAGGTATCACTTATCATTGACGATGCTTTTGGGGTCGATATAGGTCGTTATGGCAATGATAACAAGCCAGAAAAAGGGTTTGCCATGATTCACGAAATCATATGTAGAGAATATGGTGTATTTGAATTAGGTATTAATGACACTGGATACGCTCGTAGTGGCCGAGCGCAGCTTAAGAATCAATTACTTTACTCTCCAGAAACAGATAAGGTTTTAGATGTTATAGAGTTTTGTTTCAAATACATCACTAACATAATAGGTAAAGGTCTATATCGCTACAAAGAGACAACGGACATTAAATTAACACCTGATGATGCTGTTGATGAGTTAAACATTCGATTCAAAGAGCATGGAGTTGGATATCAGTTTGAGTCAGGTGAAATAATACGTGTTGATTCAACGTACGTTCATTCAGAAATAACTAAACCTGTGTTAACATTACTTTGGAATGAACGATTTAAAGGAGCAAATGAAGAATACTTAAAAGCACATGAGCATTACAGGCATGGTAGAAATAAGGAGTGCTTAACTGACTGTTTAAAAGCTTTTGAAAGCACAATGAAGATTATCTGTGAAGAGAAGGGTTGGGCTTACAGCCAAACTGATACTGCCAGTAAACTTATAAATGTCTGTTTCGCAAATAACCTAATTCCTTCGTTTACACAGAATCAATTCTCGTCACTTCAAAACCTACTAACAACTGGAATCCCTACGATAAGAAATAAAGTAGGGGGACATGGACAAGGCCAAGTACCTCTGAAGGTAAATGACGGGTTGACTAGATATGGATTAAATTTAACTGGCACCAACATCATTTTCTTAATTGAGCAGAGCGAATTGTAA
- a CDS encoding AAA family ATPase produces MAISNQVLKQIEIHQLKGLKDLTIDFTQHPLTAILAPNGMGKSTILHAIACINNPVTVPTSTVNHRLSEFFTPTTHSIWTGSSFMVTQDYQNAAITSRDVRTHFRKVVGRWAPRYVTRIERYVSYIGIRTCVPMIELETQQARIQFNTTPLTDAHSTRVRNAAGYVMNKVYNEYNEHKTGWNKSYIGVSVNGISYSSLSMGAGEQRVFFILSEVFRAPNYGLIIIDELDLLLHEDALFRLLEKLNEVASNKHLQIVFTTHALSILTLDYIAFRHLYQTPSKTLCFSDTKPDALQRLTGHQLRPLEMFVEDDLAYAIVKKIGSEEGLSKYMSVKKFGAAINCFTTVAGAILNQLDNFQNMLFVLDGDEYSSEELKIRMIGKVLTGTSEENILQRASALEKITQLILPVGFHPEFYFYNVICELNNGDLTVEQREIVDAARQIGNPGDEHRYFNDVIVRMDFTREVGLNKLVDLLSITPQWASISQNIRQWLDEKREVVVE; encoded by the coding sequence ATGGCAATATCTAACCAAGTCTTAAAGCAAATAGAGATTCATCAGCTCAAAGGACTGAAAGACTTAACTATCGACTTTACTCAACACCCACTAACAGCTATTCTCGCGCCAAACGGTATGGGTAAGTCTACAATACTCCATGCTATTGCTTGTATCAATAATCCAGTAACTGTCCCAACCTCAACTGTAAACCATCGTTTAAGTGAGTTTTTTACTCCTACAACACATTCAATTTGGACAGGTAGTAGCTTTATGGTAACTCAGGACTACCAAAATGCTGCAATTACTAGTAGAGATGTAAGGACTCACTTCAGAAAAGTAGTTGGACGATGGGCACCAAGATATGTAACTCGCATTGAAAGATATGTATCGTACATCGGTATTAGAACATGTGTCCCAATGATTGAATTAGAAACGCAACAAGCGCGTATACAATTTAATACCACGCCACTTACGGATGCTCATTCTACAAGGGTAAGGAATGCTGCAGGCTATGTGATGAACAAAGTGTACAATGAGTATAACGAGCATAAGACTGGTTGGAATAAAAGCTACATTGGAGTTTCCGTCAATGGGATTTCTTACTCTTCATTAAGTATGGGAGCTGGTGAGCAAAGAGTCTTTTTTATTCTGTCTGAGGTTTTTAGAGCACCGAATTATGGATTGATTATAATTGATGAACTTGACTTATTATTACATGAGGATGCACTATTTAGGCTTTTGGAAAAGCTTAATGAAGTCGCTAGTAACAAGCATCTTCAGATTGTTTTCACTACTCATGCGCTGTCTATTTTGACATTGGATTACATAGCATTTAGGCATCTCTATCAAACTCCATCTAAAACTCTTTGTTTTAGTGATACGAAACCTGATGCCCTACAAAGATTAACAGGACATCAACTTAGACCACTTGAGATGTTTGTCGAGGACGATCTTGCTTATGCTATCGTAAAGAAGATTGGTTCTGAAGAAGGATTGTCGAAGTATATGTCAGTTAAGAAGTTTGGGGCTGCCATAAATTGCTTTACTACAGTTGCTGGAGCCATACTAAACCAGCTTGACAACTTTCAAAATATGCTTTTTGTTCTTGATGGGGATGAATATAGTTCAGAAGAATTAAAAATACGAATGATTGGTAAGGTATTGACAGGCACATCTGAAGAGAATATACTTCAGCGAGCCTCTGCGCTGGAGAAAATTACTCAGTTGATACTACCTGTTGGGTTCCATCCTGAGTTTTATTTTTATAATGTCATCTGTGAGCTAAACAATGGAGATCTGACTGTTGAGCAAAGAGAAATTGTAGATGCAGCAAGGCAAATTGGTAATCCTGGCGATGAGCATAGGTATTTCAATGATGTCATTGTGAGAATGGATTTTACAAGGGAAGTAGGATTGAATAAACTCGTAGATCTGCTAAGCATTACTCCACAATGGGCTTCGATAAGTCAGAATATTAGGCAATGGCTTGACGAAAAAAGAGAGGTTGTTGTAGAGTAA